In Wolbachia endosymbiont (group B) of Germaria angustata, the following are encoded in one genomic region:
- the truB gene encoding tRNA pseudouridine(55) synthase TruB, with protein MVNGWLNLDKPTGMSSAKAVTQIKRIFGIKKAGYLGTLDPLASGILPIALGEETKTIPYLSCNLKAYNFTIKWGKQTTTDDLGGDIIRTSTIKPEYNQINCVIKDFIGEITQTPPQFSAVKIKGARAYKLARSGQKVNINPRQVKIHELKLISVDTINNSADFSMICGSGVYVRSIARDLGIELNCFGHITKLRRTMVGDFRENESVTIEQLAERNTTTYSPQCLTLDTNTYKSCNGQKILGAYVKNNVRDEIGWISVSATRMTEGCGIAEDDGGNTKGFIIPIESALKSMFKVEISLEEAEKIRKGQGIILNNLRGLKNYDIFCTIVGNVPIAICSFTHGYVKPIRVFNILK; from the coding sequence ATGGTAAATGGCTGGTTGAATCTTGATAAACCAACAGGAATGAGTTCTGCAAAAGCTGTAACTCAAATTAAAAGGATTTTTGGAATAAAAAAAGCCGGATATTTGGGAACACTTGATCCTTTGGCTTCAGGTATATTACCGATCGCTCTTGGTGAAGAAACAAAAACTATACCATATTTATCTTGTAACTTAAAGGCATACAATTTCACAATCAAATGGGGAAAGCAAACAACTACGGATGATTTGGGTGGTGATATCATTAGAACTAGCACTATAAAACCTGAATATAACCAAATAAATTGTGTGATTAAGGATTTTATTGGTGAGATAACACAAACTCCTCCTCAATTTTCAGCAGTAAAAATCAAAGGAGCAAGAGCATATAAGTTGGCAAGAAGTGGGCAAAAGGTGAATATAAATCCCCGACAAGTCAAAATACATGAACTAAAATTGATATCTGTGGACACCATAAATAATAGTGCCGATTTTTCTATGATCTGCGGTAGCGGCGTATATGTAAGATCAATTGCAAGAGATCTTGGAATTGAATTAAATTGTTTTGGACATATTACAAAATTAAGAAGAACGATGGTAGGTGACTTTAGAGAAAACGAATCAGTGACAATTGAACAGCTCGCTGAAAGAAACACAACAACCTACTCTCCCCAGTGCTTGACACTGGATACAAATACTTACAAATCATGTAATGGACAAAAGATTCTAGGAGCATATGTCAAAAACAATGTTCGTGATGAAATAGGCTGGATTTCAGTGTCAGCTACTCGGATGACAGAAGGATGTGGGATAGCAGAAGATGATGGAGGTAATACAAAAGGCTTCATCATCCCCATTGAATCGGCTTTAAAATCGATGTTCAAAGTTGAAATTTCCTTAGAGGAAGCGGAGAAAATCAGAAAAGGTCAAGGAATTATATTAAATAACTTGCGTGGTTTAAAGAATTATGATATTTTTTGTACGATAGTGGGTAATGTACCTATTGCAATTTGCAGTTTTACTCATGGTTATGTGAAGCCTATTCGTGTTTTTAATATTTTGAAATGA
- the ribD gene encoding bifunctional diaminohydroxyphosphoribosylaminopyrimidine deaminase/5-amino-6-(5-phosphoribosylamino)uracil reductase RibD — MTDDYFMSIALKLAEKSLGSVAPNPAVGCVIVKDGIVIGEGYTGIGGRPHAEVVALQNAKDLTHGATMYVTLEPCCHFGVTEPCTAEIIKSGIRKVVIAAIDPDSRVSGGGIKALKESGIEVKQGIMQKEAEKLNVGFFTTKKLHRPFIACKIATTLDGKIATFTGDSKWITSEDTRNWIHELRAKYDAIMIGSNTLVSDDPLLTCRLPGLENRSPIRLIIDSQEKLQEEHNIAKTADTLYNHDLSKEPTAYLSMSFQRVTLESRKKEEEWIPVSRTGMTGGSTWVITNNEVKKKIKNINYLVVNSNNAGKVCLKDMASKLVSEIGITRLLVEGGGVLITELLKHNLIDRLIICRSGKILGNDAIPFIEDLGIQSINECYRFKKAEVIDFSEDVVEVWDRLL; from the coding sequence ATGACCGATGATTATTTCATGTCGATCGCATTAAAACTTGCAGAAAAAAGTCTTGGAAGTGTTGCACCAAACCCTGCTGTTGGGTGTGTCATTGTAAAAGACGGTATAGTGATCGGTGAAGGCTACACAGGAATCGGTGGACGTCCACATGCAGAAGTAGTTGCTTTACAAAATGCTAAAGACTTAACTCATGGTGCAACTATGTACGTCACTCTCGAACCATGCTGCCACTTTGGAGTTACAGAACCTTGCACTGCAGAAATCATAAAATCAGGAATAAGAAAGGTAGTGATTGCAGCAATTGATCCAGATAGTAGAGTTTCAGGCGGAGGAATTAAAGCTCTGAAAGAATCAGGAATTGAAGTGAAGCAAGGTATTATGCAGAAAGAAGCAGAGAAGCTGAATGTTGGCTTTTTTACCACCAAGAAACTCCATAGACCATTCATAGCTTGCAAAATCGCAACAACTCTCGATGGAAAAATCGCAACGTTTACAGGTGATAGCAAATGGATAACAAGTGAGGATACGAGAAATTGGATACATGAGCTCAGAGCAAAATATGACGCAATTATGATTGGCAGCAATACCCTTGTTAGTGACGATCCACTCTTAACTTGCAGATTACCAGGGCTCGAAAATAGATCACCAATAAGGCTAATTATAGATAGCCAGGAAAAATTGCAGGAAGAGCATAATATTGCAAAGACTGCAGATACCTTATATAACCATGATTTAAGCAAAGAGCCAACAGCATACCTTTCGATGTCATTCCAGCGCGTGACGCTGGAATCTAGAAAAAAAGAAGAAGAATGGATCCCAGTGTCACGCACTGGGATGACAGGAGGTTCAACTTGGGTAATTACAAACAATGAAGTAAAGAAAAAAATAAAAAACATTAACTACTTAGTAGTTAATTCAAACAATGCTGGCAAAGTCTGCCTAAAAGACATGGCATCAAAACTTGTTTCAGAAATTGGTATAACAAGGCTATTAGTTGAAGGTGGAGGAGTGTTAATTACAGAATTATTAAAACATAATTTAATCGATAGATTAATAATCTGCCGCAGTGGTAAAATTTTAGGTAATGATGCCATCCCTTTTATAGAAGATTTAGGAATTCAATCCATCAATGAATGTTATCGGTTCAAAAAAGCAGAGGTAATAGATTTTAGTGAGGATGTAGTTGAGGTGTGGGATAGGCTATTGTAA